A single genomic interval of Ignavibacteria bacterium harbors:
- a CDS encoding C25 family cysteine peptidase has translation MKKFNLFISLFITLLLISSAAYSQQISYSDNWGPNGFTLTSQKSSGVSVNFSVTKLYLDDVVVNGSTLKAAKIEGVFLPNDAGKPDLAGTGRYIAIPQGATATYRIISVRTEIIKNVDIAPAPVIPKDDDPTPLKYNKDFSVYGKSSLYPESPVILSERQQIRGVDVVMLGITPFQYNPATKELTVYKDIQVEVNFIGGNGHFGIDSYRSRWWEPILSDAIANYSSLPRIDFSKQNPLDAYGYEYVIIIPNNPIYAPWADTLRKFRTAQGIKTGIFTLAQIGGNNVEGIKAWVVNAYNNWAVKPVAVCLMADYSTDPSGNTGIISKLQPDSGYPNFASDNYYADVNNDEMPEIVFSRIIGNNDTQLQTLITKNINYERNPPVNPSFYSKPITALGWQTERWFQICSEVLGGFFKSMGKTPTRINKVYSGTPSTTWSTATNTSTVINYFGTAGNLKYIPMTPDSLGGWNGGTATMVNNAINQGSFLLQHRDHGEYVGWGEPSYSTSNISGLTNTDLTFVYSINCQTGAYHNPSGCPSEGSFVEVFYRYKYNNQNSGALGLVCPAEVSYSFVNDTYCWGMYDNMWPNFMPDYGTTPPSRDVKPAFGMAAGKYFLQQSSWPYNTSNKLVTYRLFHMHGDAFLNLFYEVPQNLVVNHANVILSGVNTFSVTANTGSFIAISQDTSVLGTATGTGSPVSITIPGTQVPGQFLTVVVTKQNYYRYESNVQVIPPSGPYVIKDSIAINDAPPLGNGNGLMDFSETNKLALRVKNVGSATATGVSVKVTENDPFITMTDSTETYGDIAANSSIIKTDAFAYTVAGNIPDGRSVDFTVTATGSSTEWTSNFSITAHSPVIKMGSLSIIDSAGNNNGRFDPGETVKFNIPILNTGSSNATSVCARLFSLTSGVTIAGDSLHYGLINCNDSLNKQFNLSAEPTMPIGTLAKFVLKSYTAGGLITCIDSFDVTVGQNWSIIGTGTTSTSYPFYTLYEDSRTQMLYKSSEYLAGGGSPGFINKIGFTILTLGSPAMSGFSVKMQTISASSISTWTTTGWTEVYTSTSYIPGGTGLQYINLTTPYYYNATGNLLIEICFNNETWSSNTTVAGTSQTGTVVHNHVDNSAGCNLTATSTAATRPNITFLFNTAVGVDPVGVSIPKVYSLSQNYPNPFNPSTKINFDLPKQGLVSLKIYDVLGREIRTLVNEVKSPGSYTIDFNASEFASGVYFYRLQVNDFTDIKRMMLIK, from the coding sequence ATGAAAAAATTTAATCTCTTTATTTCCCTTTTTATCACATTACTGTTAATAAGCTCAGCAGCATATTCTCAGCAAATTAGCTATTCAGATAATTGGGGACCAAACGGATTTACATTAACATCTCAGAAATCTAGTGGTGTCAGTGTAAATTTTTCAGTTACAAAACTTTATTTAGATGACGTTGTCGTAAATGGCTCAACGTTAAAAGCAGCAAAGATTGAAGGTGTTTTCCTTCCTAATGATGCGGGAAAACCTGACCTTGCGGGAACAGGTAGGTACATAGCTATTCCTCAGGGAGCAACTGCAACTTACAGAATTATTTCAGTAAGAACTGAAATTATTAAAAATGTTGACATAGCTCCAGCACCGGTAATTCCAAAAGACGACGACCCAACTCCTCTGAAATATAACAAAGATTTCAGTGTGTACGGCAAAAGCAGTCTTTATCCGGAATCACCCGTTATACTTTCAGAGCGTCAGCAAATACGCGGTGTAGACGTTGTAATGCTCGGTATCACACCATTCCAATACAATCCTGCAACCAAAGAATTAACCGTATACAAAGATATTCAGGTAGAAGTTAATTTCATTGGGGGAAACGGACATTTTGGAATTGATTCGTACAGAAGCAGATGGTGGGAACCAATCCTTAGCGATGCTATAGCAAATTATTCGTCTTTACCTAGAATTGATTTCTCAAAGCAAAATCCGTTAGACGCTTATGGTTATGAATATGTAATTATCATTCCAAACAATCCTATTTATGCTCCATGGGCTGATACATTAAGAAAGTTCAGAACAGCACAGGGTATCAAAACAGGGATATTTACTCTTGCTCAAATTGGAGGCAACAATGTTGAAGGGATTAAAGCGTGGGTTGTGAATGCTTACAATAACTGGGCTGTAAAACCCGTTGCCGTATGTTTGATGGCTGATTACAGTACTGACCCATCGGGCAATACCGGTATAATTTCTAAACTTCAGCCAGATTCGGGATATCCAAACTTCGCATCCGATAATTATTATGCAGATGTCAATAATGACGAAATGCCGGAAATTGTTTTTTCAAGGATTATCGGAAACAATGATACACAACTTCAGACTCTCATAACAAAGAATATAAATTATGAAAGAAATCCTCCTGTTAATCCAAGCTTCTACAGTAAACCTATAACAGCATTAGGGTGGCAGACGGAAAGATGGTTCCAGATTTGCTCTGAAGTACTTGGAGGATTCTTTAAAAGTATGGGCAAGACTCCGACAAGAATAAATAAAGTATATTCCGGTACTCCCAGTACAACATGGTCAACAGCTACTAATACTTCCACAGTAATTAACTATTTTGGAACTGCCGGAAACCTTAAATACATTCCAATGACACCGGATTCACTCGGTGGATGGAATGGCGGTACAGCAACGATGGTTAATAATGCAATAAATCAGGGTTCTTTCCTTTTACAGCATAGAGATCACGGTGAGTACGTAGGATGGGGAGAACCATCTTACTCGACATCAAATATAAGCGGTTTAACTAATACAGACCTGACATTCGTTTACTCGATCAACTGTCAGACAGGAGCATATCATAATCCATCAGGTTGTCCGTCCGAAGGCTCTTTCGTCGAGGTATTCTACAGGTATAAATACAACAATCAAAACTCTGGTGCTCTCGGTTTGGTTTGCCCTGCTGAAGTATCATACTCTTTCGTAAACGATACTTACTGCTGGGGTATGTATGATAACATGTGGCCAAACTTTATGCCTGATTATGGTACAACTCCGCCATCAAGAGACGTTAAACCTGCATTCGGAATGGCTGCCGGAAAGTATTTCCTGCAGCAATCATCATGGCCGTACAACACCAGTAATAAACTCGTAACATACAGACTTTTCCATATGCATGGCGATGCATTCTTGAATCTATTCTATGAAGTTCCTCAGAACTTAGTTGTTAACCATGCTAACGTTATTTTATCAGGTGTAAACACATTCAGTGTTACCGCTAATACCGGTTCATTCATCGCTATCTCTCAGGATACAAGTGTACTTGGAACAGCAACCGGAACCGGTTCACCGGTATCTATCACAATTCCTGGAACACAAGTTCCGGGACAATTTTTAACAGTAGTAGTTACAAAGCAAAACTATTACAGGTATGAATCTAATGTTCAGGTTATACCTCCGTCGGGTCCTTATGTTATTAAAGACTCTATTGCTATCAACGATGCACCTCCTCTCGGAAACGGGAACGGATTAATGGACTTCAGTGAAACTAATAAACTTGCACTAAGAGTTAAAAACGTCGGCTCGGCAACAGCTACCGGAGTTTCTGTGAAAGTCACAGAAAATGATCCTTTTATTACTATGACTGACTCAACTGAAACCTACGGAGATATAGCAGCAAACTCATCAATTATTAAGACAGATGCATTTGCTTACACAGTAGCAGGAAATATACCAGATGGCAGAAGTGTTGACTTTACAGTAACAGCAACCGGTAGTTCAACAGAATGGACCAGCAACTTTAGTATCACAGCACATTCTCCGGTTATTAAGATGGGTTCGCTCTCAATTATTGATTCTGCAGGAAATAATAACGGCAGATTCGACCCGGGTGAAACGGTAAAATTTAATATACCTATACTTAACACAGGTTCATCGAATGCAACAAGCGTATGCGCAAGATTATTCTCTCTTACGTCCGGTGTTACTATTGCAGGCGATAGCTTACATTACGGTTTAATAAATTGCAATGACTCTCTCAACAAACAATTCAATTTATCAGCAGAACCCACAATGCCTATCGGTACTTTAGCTAAGTTTGTACTAAAATCTTATACGGCAGGAGGTCTAATTACTTGTATCGATTCATTCGATGTTACTGTAGGACAGAACTGGTCAATTATCGGAACTGGAACGACTTCAACCAGCTATCCGTTCTATACGCTTTATGAAGACTCAAGAACACAAATGCTTTATAAGTCTTCTGAATATCTCGCAGGAGGCGGATCTCCGGGATTCATTAATAAAATTGGATTTACAATATTAACTCTCGGCTCACCTGCTATGAGCGGTTTTTCGGTAAAGATGCAGACTATTTCTGCTTCATCTATTTCCACATGGACAACAACAGGATGGACAGAAGTTTATACTTCTACTTCATACATTCCTGGGGGTACAGGACTTCAGTATATTAACCTTACTACGCCTTATTATTATAACGCAACAGGTAATCTGCTTATCGAAATTTGTTTCAACAATGAAACATGGTCTTCAAACACAACGGTAGCAGGTACATCTCAAACCGGTACAGTAGTTCACAACCACGTTGATAATAGTGCCGGATGTAATCTGACAGCCACATCTACGGCAGCAACTCGTCCGAATATTACATTCCTGTTCAATACTGCAGTAGGTGTAGACCCGGTTGGAGTATCAATACCGAAGGTTTATTCATTAAGCCAGAATTATCCAAATCCGTTTAATCCCTCAACAAAGATTAACTTCGACTTGCCTAAACAAGGATTAGTTTCTCTTAAAATTTATGACGTTCTTGGTAGAGAAATAAGAACGCTCGTTAATGAAGTTAAATCCCCTGGCAGCTATACTATAGATTTTAATGCCTCCGAATTTGCAAGCGGTGTTTATTTCTATAGGCTTCAGGTAAATGATTTCACTGATATAAAAAGAATGATGTTAATTAAATAA
- a CDS encoding C25 family cysteine peptidase: MNKFIKYLIFPLFILMFASFTYSKEYPKGVKLIKDGNNYIVEYSLPQYIMSEVRGGNETFTSLDIPEYGFTSQVGQPKLPQISFFLLINKNESAPGLNVLSRNKSTIELSSLIYPAQMPWEKTQKLEDRPFTIDRAYYSSKGSSDGPFATISEPFVIAGAKGVMVTIYPFTYNPSSNKLEAAIQGKFRINLQYSSNLDFSPRPAMDGFFDVNFVNYEFKNAKGTNNYLIITAPEFESGLSPFVTHKQGLGYNVTVVNTGATGTTNSAIKTYIQNLYNNISTRPEFILLVGDIDKIPCWTGTGTGSPSTDWNYALLEGGDMYVDAFLGRFPIQNLTQLGNIITKSIYMENGVNSLWKKNVFMASTDNHSISEGSHSFVIDSFFVPGGFTVNTKLWSYYGATTAQVSQSIDSGKIFAIYSGHGSETSWADGPSFSQSNVNALNNTIFPFVYSFACITGSYHISGECFAETWIRSPKAGSVFWGSSVNSYWDEDDILERRIGRALFTENLKKTAENFVRAKILLVQHFGGLTGMMQRYIEMYNCMGDPSIYQLSYGPAIAHTPLSNTENLTGPYIVNCTVSPSGSAITGTKLFWSRATTYDSVTMTNTGGNNWTANIPGNGASSVYRYFIRTQDAMNRVTYLPGGAPANYFTFTAATDINKPVISHTTIPDVPKTQWPATITANVTDNIGIDSVWVKWYKNSPAGGIKMFKLLNTSGSIFSAPFNSAISDVNVNDSIFYCIWAQDNSIQHNCDSTTIRSFKIISQTTACIGTGTTSTSYPFYTLYEDSRTQMLYKSSEILAGGGAAGFINKIGFTILSVGDPEMSNFSVKMQTITPSTITSWTTTGWTTVFSGTYNPAGTGLQYINLTTPYFYNGTGNLLIEVCFDNTTWSSNTTVAGTSQTGTVIHNHVDGSSGCTLTSTSTASSRPNLCMIINTTTGVNPVGTSLPQDYTLRQNYPNPFNPTTKINFALPKQGLVSLKIYDILGREVKTLINEVKSAGNYTVDFNASEYSSGVYFYKLESNGFSDIKKMMLIK, encoded by the coding sequence ATGAACAAATTTATTAAGTATTTAATTTTCCCGCTTTTTATTTTAATGTTTGCTTCCTTTACATATTCAAAAGAGTATCCGAAGGGTGTTAAATTGATAAAAGACGGTAATAACTACATAGTAGAATATTCGTTACCGCAGTACATAATGTCTGAAGTCAGGGGCGGTAATGAAACATTTACTTCTCTTGATATTCCTGAATATGGATTTACATCACAGGTCGGACAACCTAAACTGCCTCAAATTTCATTCTTTCTATTGATAAACAAGAATGAATCCGCTCCCGGATTAAACGTTCTCAGTAGAAATAAAAGTACTATAGAGCTGAGTTCTTTAATATACCCGGCTCAAATGCCTTGGGAGAAAACACAAAAACTCGAAGATAGACCATTTACAATCGATAGGGCTTATTACAGCTCTAAAGGCAGCTCGGACGGTCCATTTGCAACAATATCTGAACCTTTCGTAATTGCCGGGGCAAAAGGTGTTATGGTCACAATATATCCTTTTACATACAATCCCTCTTCCAATAAATTGGAAGCTGCTATTCAGGGTAAGTTCAGAATTAATTTGCAGTACTCCTCAAATCTTGATTTCTCTCCAAGACCCGCAATGGATGGGTTCTTTGACGTAAACTTTGTTAACTATGAATTCAAGAATGCAAAAGGTACAAACAATTATTTAATAATAACTGCACCTGAATTCGAAAGCGGTCTTTCTCCTTTCGTAACTCATAAACAAGGGCTCGGTTACAACGTGACTGTTGTAAATACTGGTGCAACAGGTACTACAAATTCTGCAATTAAAACGTACATTCAGAATCTGTATAACAATATCTCAACAAGACCTGAGTTCATTCTACTTGTCGGAGATATAGATAAAATCCCCTGCTGGACAGGAACAGGTACAGGAAGTCCAAGCACTGATTGGAACTATGCACTTCTTGAAGGTGGCGATATGTACGTAGATGCATTCCTCGGAAGATTCCCGATTCAAAACCTGACACAACTTGGCAATATAATTACAAAATCCATTTACATGGAAAATGGAGTAAATAGCTTATGGAAAAAGAATGTGTTCATGGCTTCAACCGATAACCACTCAATTAGCGAAGGCTCTCATAGTTTTGTTATTGATTCATTCTTTGTTCCGGGCGGCTTTACCGTTAACACGAAGCTTTGGTCTTACTACGGTGCAACTACAGCCCAGGTATCACAGTCTATAGACTCGGGAAAAATTTTCGCTATTTATTCCGGTCACGGCTCTGAAACGTCATGGGCTGATGGTCCTTCGTTCTCGCAATCAAATGTTAATGCACTAAATAATACAATATTTCCATTCGTTTATTCATTTGCATGTATTACAGGTTCTTATCATATTTCAGGTGAATGTTTTGCGGAAACATGGATTAGAAGCCCGAAAGCAGGTTCTGTTTTTTGGGGCTCATCAGTCAATTCTTATTGGGATGAAGATGATATTCTTGAAAGACGAATCGGAAGAGCTTTATTCACTGAAAACCTGAAGAAAACAGCCGAGAACTTTGTTAGAGCTAAGATTCTTTTGGTTCAGCACTTCGGAGGCTTAACAGGAATGATGCAAAGATACATCGAAATGTACAATTGTATGGGCGATCCTTCAATTTATCAATTGTCATATGGACCCGCAATAGCACACACACCGCTTTCAAATACTGAAAACCTTACAGGGCCTTACATTGTCAATTGTACTGTCAGTCCTTCAGGCAGTGCTATTACAGGTACCAAACTATTCTGGTCTAGAGCAACAACTTATGATAGTGTTACTATGACAAACACAGGTGGTAATAACTGGACTGCTAATATACCGGGAAATGGGGCATCATCAGTTTACAGATATTTTATAAGGACTCAGGATGCAATGAACAGAGTTACATATCTGCCCGGTGGAGCACCTGCAAACTATTTTACATTTACTGCAGCTACAGATATTAATAAACCCGTTATTTCTCATACTACCATTCCGGACGTTCCAAAAACTCAGTGGCCTGCAACCATTACTGCAAACGTTACCGATAATATTGGAATCGATTCAGTTTGGGTTAAATGGTATAAGAATTCACCCGCTGGAGGAATCAAGATGTTTAAACTTTTAAACACAAGCGGTTCCATTTTCAGCGCTCCGTTTAATTCTGCTATCTCGGACGTAAATGTTAACGATTCAATATTTTATTGCATTTGGGCTCAGGATAATTCTATTCAGCATAACTGCGACTCAACTACTATTAGGTCATTTAAAATTATCTCTCAAACTACAGCTTGTATCGGAACAGGCACAACTTCTACAAGTTATCCTTTCTATACTCTGTACGAAGATTCAAGAACTCAGATGTTATATAAATCATCTGAAATTCTTGCGGGTGGAGGTGCAGCTGGTTTTATTAATAAAATCGGATTCACAATATTATCTGTTGGAGATCCCGAAATGAGTAACTTCTCCGTGAAGATGCAGACAATTACTCCTTCCACTATCACATCATGGACAACTACTGGCTGGACAACGGTTTTTTCAGGAACATATAATCCAGCAGGAACAGGTCTACAGTATATTAATTTAACAACTCCTTATTTCTACAACGGGACAGGTAACCTGCTTATCGAAGTATGCTTTGATAACACAACATGGTCCTCAAATACTACGGTTGCAGGTACATCACAAACAGGAACTGTTATTCATAACCATGTTGACGGATCTTCAGGATGTACTCTGACCTCTACATCCACAGCATCTTCACGTCCGAACCTTTGTATGATAATAAACACAACCACGGGCGTAAATCCTGTTGGAACATCGTTACCTCAAGACTACACATTAAGACAAAACTATCCGAATCCGTTTAATCCAACGACAAAAATCAACTTTGCTCTTCCAAAACAAGGATTAGTATCGTTAAAGATTTACGACATTCTTGGAAGAGAAGTAAAAACACTCATTAATGAAGTGAAATCTGCAGGAAACTATACTGTTGATTTTAACGCATCAGAATATTCAAGCGGTGTTTATTTCTATAAACTTGAATCAAACGGTTTCAGTGATATAAAAAAGATGATGTTAATAAAATAA
- a CDS encoding T9SS type A sorting domain-containing protein, protein MRLKLILVSLTLIFAFGISNFSNAQISVEGKPLSNSYQLKANIETFTMPDFDVEKMLREDAFESQFKDIPPRFGKNFDVNFGYANSGTIDILPNGTKVWRLAIRSPKAVSINLIFDKFNLPKGSTFFIYSKDKSQVFGAYTEINNQPSNIFSTTPCIGEEIILEYNAPLGLRDPEINLSSVIHAYKNVFNYMQIKDYGGSGSCNRNVFCPDGDSYREQIRAVALIINGSGSRWCTGSLVNNTRFDGTPFFLTANHCISGQNVANWVFIFKYEAPTCPNPGGDGPTTFSINGSTLLANNSHSDFALLKLSSKPPVSYNVYYNGWSRSNVPATGGVGIHHPAGDVKKISYAMLPYTPRTYLGTTVPGDSSHWHVSWTTMPGSGQIAITEGGSSGSPIYDQNKRVVGQLHGGYSSCTAADKTDYYGKFDRSWNYGTTPATRLKDWLDSANTGVMFVDGFDPNSGPLNTFALQSPNAGVNVTTIPGSSTVYTFNWDTSTAAASYKWIFGTSLPVRLLSIAVPTKPFDVSLGQLDTYLASLGVAQGGSISGSWDVWAFRNNPPANDSLKASNGPRTITFTRTMPSLTAFSLVSPINNARIETQSGSSAPLKINWNRSGAGTTYKWFYASPNFSSPSNIKFRFTSDNSGYDSVLSTTIGSMDSLLSGIGVAMGDSTVGQWRVYAYTSTDSLASTQTNNITFKRLPIATSCIGTGTTSTSYPFYTLYEDSRTQMLYKASEIIAGGGIAGQISKIGFDVLTVGSPSMSNFSIKMQMITSSTISSWTNTGWTEVYSSASYIPSGTGLQYIELQIPFHFNGTSNLLIEVCFDNTTWSSNTTVKGSSQTGTVVHNHIDDGTGCSLTATSTASTRPNLCLVMTPLVGIINNNQNGLPIIYTLSQNYPNPFNPVTKINFAIPKQGLVSLKIYDVLGREVKTLVNEIKSAGFYSVDFNGNEFASGVYFYRLESESFRDTKRMLLVK, encoded by the coding sequence ATGAGATTGAAACTAATACTCGTTTCTTTGACATTAATTTTTGCATTCGGCATCAGTAATTTTTCAAATGCTCAAATAAGTGTCGAAGGAAAACCTCTCAGCAACTCTTATCAATTGAAAGCTAACATAGAAACATTTACCATGCCTGATTTTGATGTTGAAAAAATGCTAAGAGAAGACGCATTCGAATCACAATTTAAAGATATACCGCCAAGATTCGGGAAGAATTTTGACGTAAACTTTGGTTATGCAAATTCTGGTACAATAGATATTCTACCTAATGGAACCAAGGTCTGGAGATTAGCGATTAGATCTCCGAAAGCTGTTTCTATAAACCTTATTTTCGATAAATTCAATTTGCCTAAAGGCTCTACCTTCTTTATCTACAGCAAGGATAAAAGCCAAGTGTTCGGTGCTTATACAGAAATTAACAACCAACCCTCGAATATTTTTTCAACAACTCCTTGCATAGGTGAAGAAATAATACTCGAGTATAATGCCCCCCTTGGTTTGAGAGACCCGGAAATAAACTTATCATCTGTTATTCACGCATATAAAAATGTTTTCAATTATATGCAGATTAAAGATTACGGCGGTTCAGGTTCCTGCAACCGAAATGTATTCTGTCCGGACGGAGACTCTTACAGAGAACAAATTCGTGCGGTTGCTTTGATTATTAACGGCAGCGGTTCAAGATGGTGCACTGGTTCTTTGGTCAATAATACAAGATTTGACGGAACACCCTTTTTCTTAACAGCAAATCATTGTATTTCAGGACAAAATGTTGCTAACTGGGTCTTCATATTCAAATATGAAGCTCCTACTTGTCCTAATCCCGGAGGTGATGGTCCAACAACTTTCTCAATAAATGGGTCGACTCTGCTCGCTAATAACTCACATTCAGATTTTGCTTTACTTAAACTTTCAAGTAAACCCCCTGTAAGTTACAATGTTTATTACAATGGCTGGAGTCGTTCAAATGTACCCGCTACCGGAGGCGTCGGAATCCATCACCCTGCAGGTGACGTAAAGAAAATATCTTATGCTATGTTACCTTATACTCCAAGAACATATTTAGGAACTACAGTCCCGGGTGACAGTTCACACTGGCATGTTTCTTGGACGACTATGCCGGGTTCAGGACAAATTGCAATTACTGAAGGCGGTTCATCCGGATCTCCAATTTACGACCAGAATAAACGCGTCGTCGGTCAGCTTCATGGTGGGTACTCATCATGTACAGCTGCAGACAAAACAGATTACTATGGTAAATTTGACCGTTCCTGGAACTACGGTACGACACCTGCAACAAGGCTTAAAGACTGGCTTGATTCAGCAAACACAGGCGTAATGTTTGTAGATGGTTTCGACCCGAACTCAGGACCTCTAAATACATTTGCTTTACAGTCTCCTAATGCTGGTGTTAATGTAACAACGATACCCGGTTCAAGTACCGTTTACACTTTTAATTGGGATACATCTACGGCAGCAGCATCATACAAATGGATCTTTGGAACATCTTTACCCGTTAGATTGCTATCTATTGCTGTTCCGACAAAACCTTTCGATGTTTCACTCGGCCAGCTTGATACATACTTGGCAAGCCTGGGAGTTGCTCAGGGTGGTTCTATAAGTGGTTCTTGGGATGTATGGGCTTTCAGGAATAATCCTCCTGCAAATGATTCTCTTAAAGCATCAAACGGTCCGAGAACTATTACTTTCACGCGAACTATGCCATCACTAACAGCATTCTCGCTCGTTAGTCCTATAAATAATGCAAGAATAGAAACACAGTCTGGCAGCTCAGCTCCGCTAAAGATAAACTGGAATAGATCTGGAGCAGGAACAACATATAAATGGTTCTATGCATCACCAAACTTTAGTTCTCCTTCAAACATTAAATTCCGCTTTACATCTGATAATAGCGGGTATGATAGTGTACTTTCAACAACTATAGGCAGTATGGATTCCCTTCTCTCAGGAATCGGAGTAGCTATGGGAGATTCAACTGTCGGACAATGGAGAGTTTATGCTTATACAAGTACTGATTCTCTGGCATCTACACAAACAAATAATATAACATTTAAGAGACTTCCTATTGCAACTTCTTGCATCGGAACAGGTACTACATCAACAAGTTATCCTTTCTATACTTTATATGAAGATTCAAGAACACAAATGCTTTATAAAGCGTCAGAAATTATCGCTGGCGGAGGTATTGCGGGGCAGATATCAAAAATTGGTTTTGATGTTTTAACTGTAGGATCTCCTTCGATGAGTAATTTCTCAATTAAAATGCAGATGATTACTTCTTCAACAATCTCATCTTGGACTAATACTGGCTGGACAGAAGTATATTCCTCTGCATCTTATATCCCGTCAGGAACAGGTCTGCAATACATAGAACTGCAGATACCGTTTCATTTCAACGGAACCAGTAACCTACTCATTGAAGTTTGCTTTGATAACACAACATGGTCCTCAAATACTACGGTAAAGGGTTCATCGCAAACGGGAACTGTAGTACACAACCATATTGATGATGGAACAGGATGCAGTTTGACTGCAACTTCCACTGCATCAACAAGACCAAATTTATGTTTAGTAATGACACCACTAGTTGGTATTATAAACAATAATCAGAATGGATTACCGATAATTTACACATTATCACAAAACTATCCCAATCCGTTCAATCCTGTTACTAAAATTAACTTTGCAATCCCCAAACAAGGATTAGTTTCTCTAAAAATATACGATGTTCTGGGTAGAGAAGTAAAAACACTCGTGAATGAAATCAAGTCTGCAGGTTTCTATTCCGTTGATTTTAACGGAAATG